CGAAATCTGATGGTGCAGATCTCCAAATTCAATCTTCACAATGAAAATTATAGACCAAGATGTTAGGAGCACTCAATCAAAATTTCAGCCTGATTCAATAGTGAACGAATCAACAAACGTGATTTGAAAGTGGCTGGTCGGAGAGAAAAACTGTAGCAAAAGaacccttttttcttcttcatggtGTATGGTCTCTCAAAAACCATTCTTGTGTGCAAAAGTCTTTCAAAGACTAATAACAATGAGCATATAACAATTCTCAAAGTTGCtctaataaaagtatttataatgAGCGGTGCTTTCTCTTAAAGCCAAAACCAactctaaaataaaaataaaaatttaattccAAATAGGATTGGAAACTGAAAGAGAATAGAATCAGGCCATTAGGCCATTGACTGGAAACATGTGTATCTATCCAACATTCAGAGCTTACGAAGTTTACATCACCACATTATAGTTCAAACATAacttttaatatatatgtttCAAAATTCCATAATCTTGCAATGTATTTTACTAAGTGATACCACACATTTTCTAAATGAGACGAGATAGATACAATTTAGCAGAACTAACAGTTAGTTTTGAGCTTCATTACAAGCACAATTATCAGAAGTGGTTTCCCCGATCGAGTTTTTGACAATTTCGCAATGTGCATTATGTGCTGCCCTATTTATGGCAACTAATTTCTTGCTACTAAATTTTCCCTTCCCGGCAAATTTACCATCAACAAAAACTTCAACTTCTCCTGTTTTTTTCCATGTATCAATAAATTCAatattccatccatttttttgGCAGATTTCATAGAATCTCGTTACTGGATGAGTCTCTAGATTTGCTGGAGTGATCAGAGGTTGCAACAAACCTTCTACCACCTGTCCAAAGTAATAACTTGTCAAAATAAGTTTTCTTCTATACACACATGAGCATATTTAAAATCTAAAGTTAATAGGTGGTGTACGTAGTCACAGTATTCACTATTTTTTCTGTCTCAATTTACGTGAAGGAATTCAATTTATGAGAGTAAAAACACTTACTTTTGAAATGAAATCAGGTATATACagattcttcaaaaaaaattaattttttttaatatatttgaaaactacaccAAAAAGTAATACAAGTCAACATAGCTaatgattcaaaatattttaaaaaattatagtaaaaaaaactatttgaCTTCCCTAACAATAAGATcttcacataaaatgagacGAATGAACTAATATTTTTGTGACCGTcttcgtgtatatgtatgtgtatcaTAGTTTTCAAAGGCGACAAAAGTCCATGTGAATTGAAAGCAAATGCGAGAAGCGAATGGCAACCAACTTCTTTAAAGTAAAGCGCACAAACTATATTGCCCCTAGCCATACAGTTAGGGGTCGTTTGATAGTTGGTTAGGAgctaagttattcatgtattaaatccTGCATAAGTAATACCATGTCAGGTAGGATTcttttgctatgtataaaattcaacacacctaATATAGTAATTGGTTTGCAATTTAGGAACCCGCATAACTAATATAGTACAcgtataagttatgagggaatatatgtaatattttatgcaagatagaagatggaataacCGAAttctgcataaaataatactaaGATTCCCTCATAACTAACTTGTATTATTAATACTTGCATAACTTTCACCaactaccaaacgaccccttaatcTGCAAATAAACGTGAACATGCAAAGTGAAGCACTAAAGCACTTGTGGgcgaaatttaattaaaaaaaaacaataaagcaCCTGCCAAGTCGTTTCCATGGAGAAATTGGAGTCAATATAAATGGCCCCAATGAGAGATTCAACTACATCAGCTAGCACCTTTGGGGGATCAATAAGACCACCTGAATGCAAAGGGTACTCAAGAGTTCCATCTTTGAATTCTTCAACCTGAAGAAACAACAAGCTTGTTATCAAAACTATATATATCAACCACtagtttgtttttattttttttatttttatttatttataatattaaCCACTAGTTGATGTACAATTTCAGCAGCGAATATATTCACATTTACTTCATAAAAAAATGTAGTTAGTTCAATGGTACAGATGAGTCATGACACTAATTTACGCCTTCTGActttaaaaaatgaatgaattcAACACATCATTTAGCAATATGAAGTCGCAGGTTATTCTTTTGATTAATAAATAAGGTAGGGTAGGAGTTTATGCCAAATCCTCCATCAATCAGGACTTGTACCTGGttgcttggaatttttttttttttttttttttttaaaagtgataGATACTATATCAAGATTTTAAGTTTATGAATTCCTACATTAGTCCTAaattaatatacaatattaACCGAATCAATGAACTGGCCTCGATCCACCCCTGGTTGTATATTGaaggaagtgaattgagaatgTGTTGAATGAGAGGGGACAGTTGTGATATTAATTTAGTGAGTCGTAGAGGTTATATTAGTAAAAAGCTAGGGTAATGGATGAGGACATCATTTTAtaatgggaaaagggtcaaaaatatccctctactttggaaaaggggttaaaaatatcttccgttacaaatttgggtaaaaaatatccATCCaattattaaagttttcaaatataccccgcTCTTAACAGAAATCCCACCCCAAGATAacgatttcatttttttaaacccaacccaactaaataataacccatacgATCCCCTTGTTCCCCCAATTTCTCTCAAACGTATTCCACTTCCCTTCTCTCTATTCAGCTTCCTTTTCTAGGAAACTTATTCTGTTTTAGTATGTAAATCAGCGTGCTAATTAAGACAACAAATGAAGTTTTAAACTTGGCAACTTCTACTACAAAGCCTTTCCTATCAGATCAAAGAATTGATAAAGAGTTCAGTAGCATGCTTGCTCTACTGGATTAAAAAGGAGAATAGAattagttgttagttgttggTGTAGTATCCATTAGTGACCAGTAGTTACTTATAATACTATAGAATTTTTATCTGTTCTTGTAATATAGACAGTTTTAATCAGTTGTATGATGTTAAATATATAAGTAGAATGGAAAATAGTGCCATCAATAAACTCGTGTAAAGAACAATTCATAAATCCCTCCGATCCCACATAAGGTTTATCCTAAAACAACTTTCTTCCTGCTACTTGTTTCCTAGAGAAGGAAGCTGAATAGAGAGAAGGGAAAAAGTGGAATATGTTAGAgaaattgggggaataaggggattgtatgggttattatttagttgggtcagctttaaaaaatgaaatctgGTTATTTTGAGGGATTTGGGGATATCCGTTAAGAGAAggacatatttgaaaactttaataacGGAAAGGATATTTTTTACCCCAATTCGTAATaaaagatatttttagccctttttatAAAGTAGAAGGATATTTTTGACTATTTTCCCCTTTATAATTGTGTCATAA
The nucleotide sequence above comes from Lycium ferocissimum isolate CSIRO_LF1 unplaced genomic scaffold, AGI_CSIRO_Lferr_CH_V1 ctg8670, whole genome shotgun sequence. Encoded proteins:
- the LOC132045942 gene encoding ribonuclease 3-like protein 3; its protein translation is MDTDYHLDCLLRSMEIQPCSKLHHAEKIEETLEWEKYVEELQEIIGYKFKNPSLLHQAFTHPSFKEKCESYERLEYMGDSVLNLLIAKEHYFLHPDLPPGNLTKLRAANVDTEKLARVAIKYDFHKYLRHKKPLLKGQVEEFKDGTLEYPLHSGGLIDPPKVLADVVESLIGAIYIDSNFSMETTWQVVEGLLQPLITPANLETHPVTRFYEICQKNGWNIEFIDTWKKTGEVEVFVDGKFAGKGKFSSKKLVAINRAAHNAHCEIVKNSIGETTSDNCACNEAQN